The Brassica napus cultivar Da-Ae chromosome C1, Da-Ae, whole genome shotgun sequence DNA segment TATTTCTGAtctctttttgttcttttaagGTCGTAGAGTTTTTTCATTTACATGCCTAACGAGATATGCTAAAACTAGAGTGAAACAGAGAGGTTGAAAGAATGACTCAAGTTATGTAAATTGTTATTAGCGATTTTGTGAcatgtttcaaaacaaaaacatatgtgTTGTCCTCTTGTTATATTCTCTAATTGATTCCAGGGTTGTACACAAACCCCTTGTTTATCCATTTTGTGCGATGTTTCGGTTTGTTTGTGTGATGTTATACTGAGAATCAAGGCTGAGTATGATAGGAAGATCATGTTTTGTTTTGCTTTAATCAATTTTAGGTAGGAGACACAGCTTAGACTGTTAATAATAGCTCTTGGAAGCAGTAAATGTTGACTCTTTCCTATTTGATAGCTCTTGAAAACTATAATCAGAGAATGTtgaatattttcatgttttatatgttaaatctTTGTTGCTTAGTTCTGCATTTTCTTATGTAATGTAGCAAAGTGAAAATGTTACAAAAGATTCGTATGGTAATGGGAATCGATAACCGGCCTCTTGTGTTGGTTTGGTTAGAACTAGTGCTAGTGAGTATTTGTAGAGCTTGAGGCTACACCGATCATGAGTACTTAATATGTATGCTTTGGGAAATTTTTGGTGTTCTCAAAGTGTCAtggttgaagatgatgatgattagATTTTATCCTTGTTCACTGAGCAAAGATGTGATGGTTTTGAGCTGGAACTGATTCCGCTCACAGAATCTTTGTTGGCAACATGCTTTTTAAATACCCATCATACATATATCatatagataaatattatattagtatGAAAAACTAGCTTGCTAATGATTCCAACTAATCATACGCACATAAAAGTTTTATACTTGGATTCAAGAGTAATCACATGCATGGAGGGAAGAATATACCAAAAATGTATATgattatttttccataaatcGACACAATCTATAGTGCTTtcatgttaaatattttaaataattggtAAATAATTGGTTTTTGATCACTATCTTATTTTATGAATGTGTGGCACAAGATTTTTTAGTCTATATACAATTCATTTGACTTGTGAATAATCTCAATCTACAGACTTTGCTTACAGTAAATATCAAATTAATCCATGAATATTATCCCTTAGCAAACGCATTTTGCATacattttgttttctattatttgaacatgtaatcgCAAAGGACGACTGACATTGGAAATGAaggaaaaatataagtaaatgaGTTAAAACAGCTATAACTGTTTTACGGGAAGGTTGGCTAGCATGGAAATGATGCATAAGTAGAGAGTAATCATATCACATATCAACTTCATGGGAAGGTTGGCTTTGAAATTAGTCTTGCTGTATATGGACGTTGTGATGGACAAGAAGAAGGTAGAAAGACCAGTTCCCGCCGACATGATGAAAACAACAAATGAAAATCTTTGTCCAATTTTTGGGCACCAGTATCCTCGTTAGTTTCTCCGGGTACGGTGAATACAGTTGCAAAAATGACTGTTTTTATCAACGCAAGAACTAGCAAACATGATGTTGAAGTTTCCTTGAGCCACTTTTCACCTTGTTCTCTTAATATCTTGTGATCCCTCACAAAAACTTCATGTGGTGTAAGCTCCTCTCGGTTTCTTAGATTCTGGTATTTCTTAGGCAAGAGTTATTCCACAGCTTTGAACCAGAGCAACTCATGTTGCATCTGGAGAGCCGGCCCTGACACATAACTCAACCTCTCACCATAAGCTGTAGAAGCTACAAGATGAAGCATTGAGTTACCTTCGTTTTCACTTCTAGTAACAATGTTATCTTTCAATGCTCCTAATTGGTAGATCGTCCGGAAAATGGGTCATGACGCCATGAAGCGGCAATGTGATACACTGTTCGTTAGGTTCCATCTATGTGGCATATCAAATCCGGATATGTCCGGAAAGCGGTTAGTAGGAACTCCAAATTTCCCCTTTTTGCAGCTTCAAAGATGATATCATGTGGTGTAGACAAATGTCTCCAAAACTGCTCGTCTGGTAAAGTTATAACCGTGCTCCACACTTTTTCTAACAGTTCACGACCTTGAGCTTTCACTTCTGCATTGCTGAAAACTAGATGGGAAAAGAGTCTAGTTATCTTCAATAGAAAATACTGTGTTCAATGGCAGTATTGATAGTAGTACTTACTTGTTCTGATAGCTCTCTCATACCAGCGGTGTTCGTTGTGGCTGCTAATTGCATGAGGCTTCGTTGCCATTATGAACAATGTTGGCTGGTTGTAAGAATCGTGAGGAATCGCACTAGGAGTGGCAATCTTCTGGTCTCGTTCCCAGCTCATAATTTTGGCCCTGATGAGTGTCGGTGGATTTCTACCATAGTTGGTTCTGATATCTACGCCAATCATGAGCCCTCCACTAGGGTATTTATCATGGACTGTCGGTTTCACACATGGCATGAAGCTCCAAGCATGCTGGTGGCCAAGAAAAACCCCCTTGTGAGTGTTTTTGATGGGAAAATATTTGTAGTAGGAAGAATCACATATCGCGATTTCTCAAACTTTTTAGAATCTTTCGATCCTGAAACCAAGATGTGGGCATGTGCCAATCCCTAGCGCAGCCATATACGGGACATATATAGACGAATTTTGTGCCTTCAAAGGGAATCTTTACCTCTTGTTTAGGGGCAAGGCTGTTGTGGTTTATAATCCCaaagaaaataaatgagatgtGGTGATAGCAGTAGGATTCAAGATGCTTTTGCCGTGTTATCATAATTCTTGCGTGATATAACAGATCGTTTAGAATGCTTGAATGGTACAACTATGTGGGAAGATCTTGGATATCTTTGAAGGGTATTATGGAAAAACTGCCTAAATTACCAAAGCCTTATTATGGTTCTCTGAGATTGGAGAATTGTGGCGGAAAGATTGTGCTTTTATGGGTGCAAAATGTGTGCTCTATTTGTTCTACGAAGGAGGAGAAGAGGATATGGTGTGCTGAGATTGCGCTTGAAAAACGTAGCATACAAGAGATTTGTGGGAAGGTTAAGTGGTGTGACGTTGTGCTTACGGTCCCCAAGTCATGTCCACTAGAACAACTCTTTGTTGCTACTATTTGAGCGACTCGACATATAAGAAAGCAGTTTAAGCTTTCCTTTTTGCTCAACCATATGATTGTTTTCCCATAAACGACAATATCTATAAAGCTGTCTTGttgaatatttttcttaaattgttACTATTATATAGGATGTTAAAATGGTAAAATCCACCCCATTTAAATCCACCACATTTAAGACCCACCCCATTTAAAACTCATATCCGTTTAGACCCATTTAAAAATAGGTCTATtacggatatccatttagatcCACAAATTTTGTACTAACCCATTTAGACTCATTTAAACTATTgttgatttaatttttagttgttttaacTTTATggtttttaacaaaaattaaatgaaacaaataaaaaattttaactgATTTTTACTATATAAACGCGAATCAAATTGTTCTggtaaaaccgtaaaatcgatttttcccgccaaaaccgtaaaaattgagtttttccgccaaagccgtaaaaattgagttttcccgccaaaattgtagaatcgagtttttccgccaaacacacaaaatcgagttttcccgcacaaaccgtaaaattgagttttcccgccaaaaccgtaaaaatcgagttttcccgccaaaaccgtaaaatcgagttttcccgccaagaccgtaaaatcgagtttttccgccaaaacgcaaaatcgagttttcccgcacAAACCGTAAAAttaagttttcccgccaaaaccgtaaaatcaagttttctcgccaaaaccgtaaaatcgaattttcccgccaaaaccgtaaaaaatcgagttttcccgccaaatctgtaaaattgagtttttccgccaaaaccaaaaatcgagtttttctgccaaaacagtaaaaaaaacaagttttcccgccaaaaccgtaaaatcgaattttcccgccaaacccataaaaatTGAGTTCtcccgctaaaaccgcaaaatcgaattttctcgccaaaaccgcataatcaaatttttccgccaaaaccagaaaatgtgttttccgtcaaaactataaaatccaatttttttttgccaaaactgcaaaatcggaATTTTTCCGTATAAATCGTAAAATCGAATTGTTCGCCAAAactatacaatcatatttttctataaaaaataattaattaattatattaagttCAGATCCCCACTAATTTTAAGTAtaactcatttaataaatggatCTTAACAAAACTATCCTTTTAAAACTCATTTAACTAAATGGGTCTAAATGgacatttagtttttttttaacccaTTAAAAACCCGCTAACAAAACCCATTATCACATCTCTATATTATATTTGGTTTTGATCACTCGTTTTGGCACAAGACTTTTGAGTATATATGTATACGTCATTTGATTTGTTATATACATAAAGAACATGCTACGTTCAGGATTAGAGTAAATTTTGAATTACTAAGCCATGCATGATTACCTATGCCTTTTgcatacatttttgttttctatttatttcTATGAAAATAAAGACTGACACTGGAAGAAATGAAGGAAAAGAACAAGTTATATAATTCCATAAGCAACTAAAGATGCTGGCATCCTAAGAAACAAATGAACAATATATAGTGTTTCTTTCAGCTactgtaaaatataataaaacgaTAGCCTGGAACAAAAAAACAGCAGCCAGAAAAAGCAGGAGAAACACACACAG contains these protein-coding regions:
- the LOC106368862 gene encoding putative F-box/kelch-repeat protein At4g11770, with the protein product MAVLIVVLTCSDSSLIPAVFVVAANCMRLRCHYEQCWLVVRIVRNRTRSGNLLVSFPAHNFGPDECRWISTIVGSDIYANHEPSTRVFIMDCRFHTWHEAPSMLVAKKNPLVSVFDGKIFVVGRITYRDFSNFLESFDPETKMWACANPYSRIQDAFAGIMEKLPKLPKPYYGSLRLENCGGKIVLLWVQNVCSICSTKEEKRIWCAEIALEKRSIQEICGKVKWCDVVLTVPKSCPLEQLFVATI